A genomic window from Corynebacterium fournieri includes:
- a CDS encoding 3-isopropylmalate dehydrogenase, with protein sequence MKIAVLAGDGIGPEVMAEGLKVLGAVRDDVETTDFDLGARRYLRNGELLTDADLDALKEHDAILLGAIGDPERVPAGVLERGLLLPLRFKLDHYVNLRPSRLYPSSVSPLANPGEIDFVVVREGTEGLYAGNGGALRQGTEHEVASEVSQNTYFGVERVVRYAFELAMTRRKKLTLVHKTNVLVNAGGLWQRVVDELQAEFPEVEVDYNHIDAATIYMVQDPKRYDVIVTDNLFGDILTDLAGAVAGGVGQACSGNINAAKEFPSMFEPVHGSAPDIAGQGIADPTAMILSVAMMLRFLGDEDNAARIEQVVEDDVAQRCDAKEGTAEVGDRIAAALQ encoded by the coding sequence ATGAAAATTGCAGTGCTGGCTGGAGACGGCATCGGCCCAGAGGTCATGGCAGAAGGCCTCAAGGTGCTCGGCGCCGTCCGCGACGACGTGGAGACCACGGACTTCGACTTGGGTGCGCGCCGCTACCTGCGCAACGGCGAGCTGCTCACGGACGCGGACCTGGACGCGCTGAAGGAGCACGACGCCATCCTGCTCGGCGCGATCGGCGACCCCGAGCGGGTGCCGGCGGGTGTGCTCGAGCGCGGCCTGCTGCTGCCACTGCGCTTCAAGCTCGACCATTACGTCAACCTGCGTCCGTCGCGCCTCTATCCGTCCTCAGTCAGCCCGCTGGCGAATCCCGGGGAGATCGACTTCGTGGTCGTTCGCGAAGGGACCGAGGGCCTCTACGCCGGCAACGGTGGGGCGCTGCGCCAAGGCACCGAGCACGAGGTGGCAAGCGAGGTGTCCCAGAACACCTACTTCGGTGTGGAGCGCGTCGTGCGCTACGCCTTCGAGCTGGCCATGACGCGGCGCAAGAAGCTCACGCTCGTGCACAAGACAAACGTGCTGGTCAACGCCGGGGGGCTGTGGCAGCGCGTCGTCGACGAGTTGCAGGCCGAGTTCCCTGAGGTGGAGGTGGACTACAACCACATCGACGCCGCCACCATCTACATGGTGCAAGATCCAAAGCGCTACGACGTCATCGTCACCGACAACCTCTTCGGCGACATTCTCACCGATCTTGCCGGCGCGGTTGCCGGTGGCGTGGGGCAGGCATGCTCCGGAAACATCAACGCCGCCAAGGAGTTTCCGTCCATGTTCGAGCCGGTCCACGGCTCCGCCCCGGACATCGCGGGCCAGGGCATTGCCGACCCGACTGCGATGATCCTGTCCGTGGCCATGATGCTGCGGTTTTTGGGCGACGAAGACAACGCCGCGCGCATCGAGCAGGTGGTCGAGGACGATGTGGCGCAGCGTTGCGACGCCAAGGAGGGAACCGCCGAAGTAGGTGACAGGATCGCCGCGGCCCTCCAGTAG
- a CDS encoding cell wall-binding repeat-containing protein: MHVTRTIPALFAATALLISGCSDSEGGIADSLGGGKSLETNGDEVIQDTDGTGVEVSKRLFDKADTVVVSGKERDQQLKAAAVAVKLGAPMLTRHDGADAAVDAEVERLGASRVINVPGEEEEVDAVASAEPAGDAAAIASLEPGSPSELAMPPMFATALSSRASVATARAAGADVQVLAAPDPRATQESMRTVTEQDTLALGRQFGSNENFQARAALADNGELPGGGGLVFPGRRMVALYGHPYGPDLGVMGEQDPAAAVELAKKYATDYQPFDDQPVVPAFEIIATVASGGPGDDGNFSNETPMEDLVPYVDAIVDAGGYAVIDLQPGQGSFLEQAKLYEELLKRPNVGLALDAEWKLNPGEAPLSRVGSATSGEVNEVADWLATLVRENNLPQKALVVHQFNAAMFPDRENIVTGQPELAWVLHADGHGDPQQKFETWDVLRQGLDPNFFMAWKNFFDEDFPTFSPEQTYRDVHPRPWFVSYQ, from the coding sequence ATGCATGTGACCCGCACAATTCCCGCCCTTTTCGCCGCGACTGCACTGCTAATCTCCGGCTGCAGCGACTCTGAGGGAGGAATCGCAGATTCGCTCGGCGGCGGCAAGTCGCTCGAGACGAATGGTGACGAGGTCATCCAGGACACCGACGGCACCGGCGTCGAGGTCTCCAAACGTCTCTTCGACAAGGCTGACACGGTGGTGGTTTCGGGCAAGGAGCGCGACCAGCAGCTCAAGGCTGCGGCTGTTGCCGTCAAGCTCGGCGCGCCGATGCTGACGCGTCACGACGGCGCGGACGCGGCCGTTGACGCCGAGGTGGAGCGCCTGGGCGCAAGCCGCGTGATCAACGTGCCGGGCGAGGAAGAGGAGGTGGACGCGGTCGCCTCCGCCGAGCCGGCGGGTGACGCCGCCGCGATTGCCTCCCTGGAGCCGGGCAGCCCCAGCGAGTTGGCCATGCCCCCGATGTTTGCCACCGCACTGTCCTCGCGCGCATCCGTGGCCACCGCCCGCGCGGCTGGCGCGGACGTGCAGGTGCTCGCGGCGCCGGATCCGCGCGCGACGCAGGAGAGCATGCGCACTGTCACCGAGCAGGACACGCTCGCGCTGGGGCGGCAGTTCGGCTCGAACGAGAATTTCCAGGCGCGCGCGGCTTTGGCGGACAACGGTGAGTTGCCGGGCGGCGGCGGTCTGGTCTTCCCGGGCAGGCGGATGGTGGCGCTGTACGGCCATCCCTACGGCCCGGATCTGGGCGTGATGGGCGAGCAGGACCCGGCTGCGGCGGTGGAGCTGGCCAAGAAGTACGCCACTGACTACCAGCCGTTCGACGACCAGCCGGTCGTCCCTGCTTTCGAGATCATCGCTACCGTCGCCTCCGGCGGCCCGGGCGACGATGGCAACTTCTCCAACGAGACGCCGATGGAGGACTTGGTGCCCTACGTCGACGCGATCGTCGATGCTGGAGGCTACGCCGTGATTGACCTGCAGCCAGGTCAGGGCAGCTTCTTGGAGCAGGCGAAGCTGTACGAGGAGCTGCTCAAGCGCCCGAATGTGGGACTCGCGCTGGACGCCGAGTGGAAGCTCAACCCGGGTGAGGCCCCGCTGTCTCGCGTCGGCAGCGCCACCTCCGGCGAGGTCAATGAGGTGGCGGATTGGCTCGCCACTCTGGTGCGCGAGAATAATCTGCCGCAGAAGGCACTGGTCGTTCACCAGTTCAACGCGGCGATGTTCCCGGACCGCGAAAACATTGTCACCGGCCAGCCGGAGTTGGCCTGGGTGCTGCACGCAGACGGCCACGGCGACCCGCAGCAGAAGTTCGAGACCTGGGACGTGCTGCGCCAGGGGCTGGACCCGAACTTCTTTATGGCGTGGAAGAACTTCTTCGACGAGGATTTCCCCACCTTCTCCCCGGAGCAGACGTACCGCGACGTGCATCCACGCCCCTGGTTTGTGAGCTACCAGTAA
- a CDS encoding DUF294 nucleotidyltransferase-like domain-containing protein: MSVELEEVSGFLAQHEPFSTLPEETLRALPARMGITYVRRGDTVIEVGQPNDTLYVIRSGAVDIVSDGGMLLDRREAGLNFGYSTLVGERESAYLMQAVEDSILLMLPRDAFAQLLERFPDMGRFFQTASRRVRAAAEEVRDSGATDVLRTPLREIFAGRAAVDTDAGVSIAEAAELMDAEEVSCLILTGDDGIAGIITDADMRSRVVARRIDPARPVSSVMTTTVRTIAPDALVFEAMLTMSELGIHHLPVADQSEVLGVVTAADIMRLLQADPIYLAADVARSCLDELEGAYRDAGRVAVRFFERGASAGETQRLLTSIADAVARRLGALGVEKLGPPPVPFAFVAVGSQARGEMGPASDQDNALVLADDYDPAAHGQYFDQLSTFICEGLDRAGQTLCPGEMMAMNPKWRMTVQQWDRVFHGWVTAPQPDALLHAQVFFDFRAVFGYGEGWQEMAARVRASALSSAHRSRRLHTHLAALATFREPPVGFFRGFVVERSGEYAHTLDIKRGGTAAVVQMARLYAIAAGADEVDTISRLNAAAGGPVSAKGAADLLDAYEYLADLAMRHQAAQVRAGEQPNYHVDPKQLPERDRAALRDAFGVIKSLQNALTTAYPTRAV; encoded by the coding sequence ATGAGTGTGGAGCTTGAAGAGGTCTCCGGTTTCCTCGCCCAGCACGAGCCGTTTTCGACGCTGCCCGAGGAGACCCTGCGGGCCCTTCCCGCCCGGATGGGCATCACCTACGTCCGTCGCGGCGACACCGTGATAGAGGTGGGCCAGCCCAACGACACCTTGTACGTGATCCGCTCCGGAGCGGTGGACATTGTCAGTGACGGCGGCATGCTTTTAGACCGTCGTGAAGCGGGCTTGAACTTCGGCTACTCCACGCTGGTGGGCGAGCGGGAATCCGCCTACCTCATGCAGGCGGTCGAAGACAGTATTTTGCTCATGCTCCCGCGCGATGCGTTTGCGCAGCTGCTGGAGCGGTTCCCCGACATGGGGCGCTTTTTCCAAACTGCTTCTCGACGAGTGCGCGCCGCCGCCGAAGAAGTCCGCGACAGCGGCGCCACCGACGTGCTGCGCACCCCGCTGCGCGAGATCTTCGCCGGTCGCGCAGCTGTGGACACAGATGCCGGCGTGAGCATCGCGGAAGCCGCGGAGCTAATGGACGCCGAGGAGGTCAGCTGCTTGATCCTCACCGGCGACGACGGCATCGCGGGCATCATCACCGACGCCGACATGCGCTCGCGGGTGGTGGCACGCCGGATTGATCCGGCGCGGCCGGTCTCTTCAGTGATGACCACCACGGTGCGCACCATCGCGCCTGACGCGCTCGTGTTCGAGGCGATGTTGACCATGAGCGAATTGGGCATCCACCACCTGCCGGTCGCCGACCAGTCTGAGGTGCTCGGCGTAGTCACCGCGGCGGACATCATGCGCCTGTTGCAGGCTGACCCGATCTACTTGGCGGCGGATGTGGCGCGCAGTTGCCTGGACGAGCTTGAGGGTGCCTACAGGGACGCGGGCAGGGTAGCGGTGCGGTTTTTCGAGCGCGGCGCGTCGGCCGGGGAGACGCAGCGCCTGCTCACCTCGATCGCGGACGCGGTGGCGAGGAGGTTGGGTGCTTTAGGCGTCGAAAAGCTGGGGCCGCCTCCTGTGCCTTTCGCCTTCGTTGCTGTCGGCTCGCAGGCGCGTGGGGAGATGGGCCCGGCCAGCGACCAGGACAATGCGCTGGTGCTTGCCGACGATTACGATCCCGCCGCGCACGGACAGTACTTCGACCAGCTCAGCACGTTTATCTGCGAGGGGCTCGACCGCGCCGGCCAGACGCTGTGCCCGGGCGAGATGATGGCGATGAACCCGAAATGGCGCATGACGGTGCAGCAGTGGGACCGCGTTTTCCACGGCTGGGTTACCGCTCCGCAGCCGGACGCGTTGCTGCATGCGCAAGTGTTCTTCGACTTCCGGGCGGTATTCGGCTACGGCGAGGGCTGGCAGGAGATGGCCGCGCGCGTGCGAGCTTCCGCACTCTCGTCTGCCCACCGGTCTCGGCGCCTGCACACGCACCTCGCCGCGCTCGCGACGTTTCGGGAGCCGCCAGTGGGGTTCTTCCGCGGCTTCGTGGTCGAGCGTAGCGGCGAATACGCCCACACGCTGGACATCAAGCGCGGCGGCACGGCAGCGGTGGTGCAGATGGCCCGGCTGTACGCCATCGCGGCCGGCGCGGACGAGGTGGACACTATCTCGCGCCTGAACGCCGCCGCGGGCGGACCGGTCTCGGCCAAGGGAGCGGCGGATCTGCTCGACGCCTACGAGTACCTCGCCGATCTGGCCATGCGCCACCAGGCCGCGCAGGTGCGCGCGGGGGAACAACCTAACTACCACGTCGACCCGAAGCAGCTGCCCGAACGCGACCGAGCGGCGCTGCGCGACGCGTTCGGGGTGATCAAATCGCTGCAGAACGCGCTGACCACCGCGTACCCGACCAGGGCGGTGTAA
- a CDS encoding 3'-5' exonuclease, with protein MFFGPKKRKIDPGCLLAVDVETTGLKPARHQLVSVGWVPVNGRVIDLSAAQYFVLRGAQVGDSATLHGVTDDDVAEHGREPAEVLEAFLGAIQGRELLAHFAQMETGFLSQLHTEVRGTSWRLHDSEVVDTLVLERRHMERMGTYPRGEDLRLARVRERYGLPAYANHNALTDAIACAELYLALT; from the coding sequence ATGTTCTTCGGGCCGAAGAAGCGAAAGATCGATCCTGGCTGCCTGCTCGCCGTGGATGTAGAAACGACGGGGCTCAAACCCGCTCGCCACCAACTCGTGTCCGTGGGCTGGGTGCCGGTAAACGGGCGCGTCATCGACCTTTCCGCGGCACAGTACTTCGTGCTGCGCGGTGCACAGGTGGGCGATTCCGCGACTTTGCACGGGGTGACCGACGACGATGTCGCCGAGCACGGCCGCGAACCGGCGGAGGTGCTGGAGGCGTTCTTGGGCGCGATTCAGGGGCGTGAGCTGCTCGCGCACTTCGCGCAGATGGAAACCGGGTTTTTGTCCCAGCTGCACACCGAAGTTCGCGGCACCTCCTGGCGGTTGCACGACAGTGAGGTGGTGGACACCCTGGTTCTTGAGCGCCGCCATATGGAGCGCATGGGGACCTACCCGCGCGGCGAGGACCTCCGTCTCGCCCGGGTGCGCGAGCGCTACGGCCTGCCGGCTTACGCCAACCACAACGCGCTCACCGATGCCATTGCCTGCGCGGAGCTGTACCTCGCGCTGACATGA
- a CDS encoding fumarylacetoacetate hydrolase family protein: protein MRFGRIATPEGMTFAVIDDEGKSAKAIAGTPFTDPEYTGKEYSLEDVRLLAPTLPSKVVAVGRNYADHVAEVFKESAEHLPPTIFIKPSTAVVGPGAAIKIPEYATRVEFEGELALVVGVPCKNVKAADWKSVIRGVTIINDVSSRDLQFADGQWARAKGIDTFGPIGPWIETDLEKFDFANLPIQAHHTHEGVTETKQDSNSNQMIKSVGEMVEWVSESFTLLPGDVIATGSPAGTAEMVPGDFIEVEIPGIGKLGNPVERA from the coding sequence ATGCGTTTTGGACGAATTGCAACACCGGAAGGGATGACGTTCGCAGTCATCGACGACGAGGGGAAGTCCGCAAAAGCGATCGCCGGCACCCCGTTTACCGACCCCGAGTACACCGGCAAAGAGTACTCCCTGGAGGACGTGCGCCTGCTTGCGCCGACGCTGCCGTCTAAGGTGGTCGCCGTGGGGCGCAATTACGCCGACCACGTGGCCGAGGTGTTTAAGGAGTCTGCGGAGCACCTGCCGCCGACCATCTTTATCAAGCCCTCCACGGCCGTCGTGGGCCCCGGTGCGGCCATCAAGATCCCGGAGTACGCCACCCGTGTGGAATTTGAGGGCGAGCTCGCGCTCGTAGTCGGGGTGCCGTGCAAAAATGTCAAGGCTGCAGACTGGAAATCCGTCATTCGCGGAGTGACCATCATCAACGACGTGTCCTCGCGCGATCTTCAGTTCGCCGACGGTCAGTGGGCCCGCGCCAAGGGCATCGACACCTTCGGTCCGATCGGCCCGTGGATTGAGACGGACTTGGAAAAGTTCGACTTTGCCAACCTGCCCATCCAGGCCCACCACACCCACGAGGGAGTGACCGAAACCAAGCAGGATTCCAACTCCAACCAGATGATCAAGTCTGTCGGCGAGATGGTGGAGTGGGTCTCCGAGTCCTTCACGCTGTTGCCTGGCGACGTCATCGCAACCGGTTCACCCGCTGGCACCGCCGAAATGGTCCCGGGCGATTTCATCGAGGTTGAAATCCCGGGCATCGGCAAGCTGGGCAACCCGGTCGAGCGCGCCTAA
- a CDS encoding isochorismate synthase, which yields MPTSRPDSAPDFLLSRGDGSVRTQGAKRTFDDAWKAADAIARGEEEMIVGALPFDQDCPAALTVPEHIIREPGALEPHPYYRVGEGSKLSAMLVDVDPSPEEHFRRVEAAISTIQSSALDKVVLARAVDIAFDPPVDPRLVAARLIDLSYTHDGFIADLTPAGRTGHFLVGSSPEVLVRRRSNRVWSFPLAGSAARVPADPAADNAAAQSLNDSAKDLDEHRFVVDHIRRVLSPLCSELHIPERPKLEKTSEMWHLATPIEGVLKDPAPTALDLALSLYPTPAVCGTPQAAAEALITTAESDRGFYAGTVGYTDAAGDGEYMVAIRCAEVNADGTRARAWAGGGLTAHSDPQSELDETSAKLRTIMRALGL from the coding sequence ATGCCCACCTCCAGACCCGACAGCGCCCCAGATTTTCTGCTTTCACGGGGCGACGGCTCCGTGCGCACTCAGGGTGCCAAGCGCACCTTCGACGATGCCTGGAAAGCCGCTGACGCAATCGCGCGCGGCGAGGAAGAGATGATCGTCGGCGCTTTGCCCTTCGACCAAGACTGCCCCGCCGCGCTCACCGTTCCGGAGCACATCATCCGCGAGCCTGGCGCGCTCGAGCCTCACCCCTACTACCGTGTGGGCGAGGGCTCCAAGCTCAGCGCAATGCTTGTCGACGTCGACCCGTCCCCGGAAGAACACTTCCGCAGGGTCGAGGCCGCCATCTCCACCATCCAAAGTTCCGCTTTGGACAAGGTGGTGCTTGCGCGTGCGGTGGATATCGCCTTTGATCCCCCGGTCGACCCCCGCCTGGTGGCGGCGCGACTGATCGATTTGTCGTACACCCACGACGGCTTCATTGCGGACCTGACTCCCGCCGGCCGCACGGGCCATTTCCTGGTCGGGTCGTCGCCTGAGGTGCTCGTGCGCCGCCGCAGCAACCGCGTGTGGTCATTCCCGCTCGCAGGCTCGGCGGCGCGCGTGCCGGCGGACCCGGCTGCCGACAACGCCGCCGCGCAAAGTCTCAACGATTCTGCAAAGGATCTGGACGAGCACCGTTTTGTGGTCGACCACATCCGCCGCGTGCTGTCGCCCCTCTGCAGCGAGTTGCACATCCCCGAGCGGCCGAAACTGGAAAAGACCAGCGAAATGTGGCACCTGGCCACCCCGATTGAAGGCGTGTTGAAGGATCCGGCGCCGACGGCGCTGGATTTGGCACTGAGCCTCTACCCCACCCCCGCGGTCTGCGGCACGCCCCAGGCTGCGGCAGAGGCGCTGATTACCACCGCCGAATCTGACCGCGGCTTCTACGCCGGAACGGTCGGCTACACCGACGCAGCCGGCGACGGCGAATACATGGTGGCCATCCGCTGCGCGGAGGTCAACGCCGACGGCACCAGAGCCCGCGCCTGGGCGGGCGGCGGCCTGACCGCCCATTCGGACCCCCAGTCCGAGCTCGACGAGACGTCGGCCAAGCTGCGCACCATCATGCGCGCACTCGGCCTGTAG
- a CDS encoding alpha/beta hydrolase family esterase has product MKTIAGGLAALLLASGAVAPVQASAQDMSSQINNQVNGAINNANRAAADATNQANAEWNKFVQMANDSIPGGSSLPRNPFPAPQVAPVPAPGFAPRGPWAPQAPAPVANGTNGEIHAAGRSYLVWIPRGYNPANPTPVMVGYSAFEDSTENFRNYSRLRESSVGRDAIIVYPRAIGASWEGSPTAATRPGQDIAFVRSMINDVERYYNIDRRRIYATGMSTGGGMAAVSACHMADLFAGVAGVSGAYYAPVNQGCQNIPVAFLALHGMNDTLTPYYGTTRRGQRVLPVPEMFGSYAARNGCGLGLDRAPLPNATRVSARGCRKGVEVIQVHGSNHYWWYSPSAADEMWSFLSRHSK; this is encoded by the coding sequence ATGAAGACTATCGCGGGTGGCCTCGCCGCTCTGCTCCTGGCGAGTGGTGCCGTCGCTCCTGTGCAAGCCAGCGCTCAGGACATGTCCTCGCAAATCAACAACCAGGTCAACGGCGCAATCAACAACGCCAACCGCGCGGCTGCAGACGCTACGAACCAGGCCAACGCCGAATGGAACAAGTTTGTCCAGATGGCAAACGACTCCATCCCCGGCGGATCCTCACTGCCGCGAAACCCATTCCCGGCCCCGCAAGTCGCGCCTGTGCCGGCTCCGGGGTTTGCTCCCCGTGGCCCCTGGGCCCCGCAAGCTCCCGCGCCTGTTGCCAACGGCACCAACGGTGAAATCCACGCTGCTGGCCGCAGCTATCTCGTCTGGATTCCACGAGGCTACAACCCGGCGAACCCGACCCCGGTGATGGTGGGCTACTCCGCGTTCGAAGACTCCACTGAGAACTTCCGCAACTATTCCCGCCTCCGCGAATCCTCTGTCGGCCGCGACGCCATCATCGTGTACCCGCGCGCCATCGGCGCCTCCTGGGAAGGCTCGCCAACCGCAGCAACCCGTCCGGGGCAGGACATCGCATTCGTTCGCTCAATGATCAACGATGTCGAGCGCTACTACAACATCGACCGCCGACGCATCTACGCCACCGGAATGTCCACCGGCGGCGGAATGGCTGCAGTCTCCGCCTGCCACATGGCCGACCTGTTCGCGGGCGTGGCTGGCGTTTCCGGCGCCTACTACGCGCCGGTGAACCAGGGATGCCAGAACATTCCGGTCGCGTTCTTGGCTTTGCATGGCATGAACGACACACTTACCCCGTACTACGGCACCACCCGACGGGGACAGCGAGTCCTCCCTGTTCCGGAGATGTTCGGCTCCTACGCGGCACGCAATGGCTGCGGGCTGGGCCTGGACCGCGCACCGCTGCCCAACGCCACCCGCGTTTCCGCCCGCGGCTGCCGCAAGGGCGTGGAAGTGATCCAGGTGCACGGCTCCAACCACTACTGGTGGTACTCGCCGTCCGCCGCCGATGAAATGTGGTCGTTCCTCTCCCGCCACTCCAAGTAG